A single genomic interval of Salinigranum halophilum harbors:
- a CDS encoding DUF2073 domain-containing protein codes for MVEATPEPDSPDGVQIDLISGARMEKLRSMEKIRLILDGVREGNIVILEEGLSPDEESKLIEVTMTEISPDEFNGIEIETYPTTGSGGGGLFGKLIGRDSPKKLTVIGPANQIKTLHKDEDFISALVSRK; via the coding sequence ATGGTTGAAGCAACCCCCGAACCGGACTCGCCTGACGGCGTCCAGATCGACCTCATCAGCGGTGCCCGCATGGAGAAACTCCGCTCGATGGAGAAGATCCGGCTCATCCTCGACGGCGTCCGCGAGGGCAACATCGTCATCCTCGAAGAGGGGCTCTCGCCCGACGAGGAGTCGAAGCTCATCGAGGTGACGATGACCGAGATCAGCCCCGACGAGTTCAACGGCATCGAAATCGAGACCTACCCCACCACCGGTAGTGGCGGCGGCGGCCTCTTCGGGAAGCTCATCGGCCGAGACTCGCCGAAGAAGCTCACCGTCATCGGGCCGGCCAACCAGATCAAGACGCTCCACAAGGACGAGGACTTCATCAGCGCGCTCGTCTCACGGAAGTAG
- a CDS encoding Zn-ribbon domain-containing protein has product MPHQCTTCGRTFADGSKEMLSGCPDCGGNKFQFKPSSSRASRASEQTADDPAASDAGSRSTNRADRPTTGAGDGPTDTSPPSDSSPPDPSSSSSAETEPSRAASPQSSQSTASPTPATSQSPTDDDPDGDSDDDTDTEVDHRTDEVRPPAEDHAQASARTDMVSPDELADAASESRPAPEKVDGRVIEPESEDRPGLDELREELNSQFESIKIVSPGKYELNLMELYDRQEYIISLQEDGRYVIEVPGSWGDRDED; this is encoded by the coding sequence ATGCCCCACCAGTGTACCACCTGCGGGCGGACGTTCGCCGACGGCTCGAAGGAGATGCTCTCTGGCTGCCCCGACTGTGGTGGTAACAAGTTCCAGTTCAAGCCCTCGTCGTCCCGAGCCTCACGGGCGTCCGAGCAGACGGCGGACGACCCCGCCGCGTCCGACGCCGGCTCTCGGTCGACGAACCGCGCCGACCGCCCGACGACGGGCGCTGGTGACGGACCGACCGACACGTCACCCCCATCCGACTCGTCGCCACCCGACCCGTCGTCATCGTCGTCGGCGGAGACCGAACCGAGCCGAGCCGCGTCGCCGCAGTCGTCACAGTCGACGGCATCTCCGACGCCCGCGACGTCGCAGTCACCAACCGACGACGACCCCGACGGCGACTCCGACGACGACACCGACACGGAGGTCGACCACCGAACTGACGAGGTCAGACCTCCGGCAGAGGACCACGCGCAGGCGAGCGCGCGAACGGACATGGTCAGTCCAGACGAACTCGCCGACGCCGCCTCGGAGTCTCGGCCGGCCCCCGAGAAGGTCGACGGGCGCGTCATCGAACCAGAGAGCGAGGACCGGCCCGGGCTCGACGAGCTCCGCGAGGAACTCAACAGCCAGTTCGAGAGCATCAAGATCGTCAGCCCCGGGAAGTACGAACTCAACCTCATGGAACTGTACGACAGACAGGAGTACATCATCTCCCTCCAGGAGGACGGCCGATACGTCATCGAGGTACCGGGCTCTTGGGGCGACCGCGACGAGGACTGA
- a CDS encoding DUF7089 family protein produces MSAFERRPLTGEVEAAHDAYASDAIVLDVSRDFETLPPAVAEDLGLLADSLAPASYPLEWLPDDVPETLAHYASSDFTIGLPNDGTVVWTRQTVPPMVLVKFRARGTPEAFLQFLLAEAFVELSLDVPESFLPFFGERYAALDAAVDSASADVFQVAAALYDAWVGLQTREVFREWDDDYPELYDAWRDAGDRLEGRLTDLPAEVAHGKTSFAAATEYACSAVKHGLDLPAPFAALDTQAYLDHGPAYAVRWAEKTFEQLREDDR; encoded by the coding sequence ATGTCCGCGTTCGAGCGCCGACCGCTTACGGGCGAGGTCGAAGCCGCTCACGACGCGTACGCGTCCGACGCCATCGTGCTGGACGTCAGTCGCGACTTCGAGACGCTTCCCCCCGCCGTCGCCGAGGATCTTGGCCTCCTCGCGGACTCGCTCGCCCCGGCGAGCTATCCGCTCGAGTGGCTCCCCGACGACGTTCCCGAGACGCTCGCACACTACGCTAGTTCGGACTTCACCATCGGCTTGCCGAACGACGGAACCGTCGTGTGGACCCGCCAGACCGTCCCCCCGATGGTTCTGGTGAAGTTCCGCGCCCGCGGGACGCCCGAGGCGTTCCTCCAGTTCCTCCTCGCCGAGGCGTTCGTCGAACTCTCCCTCGACGTCCCGGAGAGCTTCCTCCCCTTCTTCGGGGAGCGGTATGCCGCTCTCGACGCGGCCGTCGACTCCGCTTCGGCCGACGTCTTCCAGGTGGCTGCGGCGCTGTACGACGCGTGGGTCGGCCTGCAGACGCGCGAGGTCTTCCGCGAGTGGGACGACGACTATCCCGAACTGTACGACGCGTGGCGTGACGCCGGCGACCGACTGGAGGGACGACTCACCGACCTGCCGGCGGAGGTCGCCCACGGAAAGACCTCCTTCGCGGCCGCGACGGAGTACGCCTGCTCGGCGGTGAAACACGGCCTCGACCTCCCGGCCCCCTTCGCCGCGCTCGACACCCAGGCGTACCTCGACCACGGCCCGGCGTACGCGGTCCGGTGGGCGGAGAAGACGTTCGAGCAGCTGCGCGAAGACGACCGCTGA
- a CDS encoding DUF7090 family protein: protein MDYTLAIENTPESIPGGTGLLLLHPSIGETDRIDTDFLKTDTDHFLVVSTRTTAREVEQKLEYYDVDESRAVILDSISVERGYSRRRTEHIHYVRSPDDLAGIVEQVRTFLETHDGKLRVSVDSVTEMAYYADVDQAYAATEELLELLEAHDAVGLFHLSKEVHDDETLDRFRGLFDGVIDLDVDGNVGYES from the coding sequence ATGGATTACACCCTCGCCATCGAGAACACGCCCGAGAGCATCCCGGGCGGAACAGGGCTCCTTCTCCTCCATCCGAGCATCGGCGAGACGGACCGCATCGACACCGACTTTCTGAAGACCGACACCGACCACTTCCTCGTCGTCTCCACGCGAACCACGGCGCGAGAGGTCGAGCAGAAGCTCGAGTACTACGACGTCGACGAATCCCGTGCGGTCATCCTCGACTCCATCTCCGTCGAACGCGGCTACTCGCGGCGCCGGACCGAACACATCCACTACGTCCGCTCGCCGGACGACCTGGCGGGCATCGTCGAACAGGTCCGCACCTTCCTCGAGACCCACGATGGCAAACTCCGCGTGAGTGTCGACTCCGTCACCGAGATGGCGTACTACGCCGACGTCGACCAGGCGTACGCGGCGACGGAGGAACTGCTCGAACTCCTCGAAGCACACGACGCCGTCGGGCTGTTCCACCTCTCGAAGGAGGTCCACGACGACGAGACACTCGACCGGTTCCGCGGGCTGTTCGACGGCGTCATCGACCTCGACGTCGACGGGAACGTCGGCTACGAGTCGTAA
- a CDS encoding DUF2391 family protein: MVGKNRRFALADTAQQVVGGFLLAGPFVVTEEVWVLARSMSAVQGLLTFVIVLGIGYGTLYKADNRDPDREVDIAGVPARFVSLILVSYLSVFILALAFDAPGTFLADIAQADPNAVEILGMTLSGAVLDVTVKATSVGAVFSVIGAATADSLF; the protein is encoded by the coding sequence ATGGTCGGGAAGAACCGGCGGTTCGCGCTCGCGGACACGGCTCAGCAGGTCGTCGGCGGGTTCCTCCTCGCGGGGCCGTTCGTCGTCACCGAAGAGGTGTGGGTACTGGCGCGGAGCATGTCCGCCGTCCAGGGGCTGTTGACGTTCGTCATCGTCCTCGGAATCGGCTACGGGACCCTCTACAAGGCCGACAACCGCGACCCCGACCGCGAAGTCGACATCGCCGGGGTTCCCGCCCGCTTCGTCTCGCTCATCCTCGTCTCGTACCTCTCGGTGTTCATCCTCGCGCTGGCGTTCGACGCGCCGGGAACGTTCCTCGCCGACATCGCCCAGGCCGACCCGAACGCCGTCGAGATTCTGGGGATGACACTGAGCGGAGCGGTCCTCGACGTCACGGTGAAGGCGACGAGTGTCGGGGCGGTCTTCAGCGTCATCGGGGCGGCGACAGCCGACAGCCTGTTCTGA
- a CDS encoding class I SAM-dependent methyltransferase: MSVRDEFDAWAADGRDRGMEERHWHTAKHVLSRMPVESGDAVFDLGSGSGYAARALCEAADAGRAVGLDGAPGMVENARAYTDDEGVEFLVGDFDALPFVDDSFDHCFSMEAFYYAPDPLHTLEEVARVLRPGGTFYCAVNYYEENVHSHEWQDNISIPMTRWSGPEYREQFREAGLYVAGQDNVPDRETEIPPASEFPTEGFETREAMVERYRDLGTLLTVGVAP; the protein is encoded by the coding sequence ATGAGCGTTCGCGACGAATTCGACGCCTGGGCCGCCGACGGCCGCGACCGCGGAATGGAAGAGCGCCACTGGCACACCGCGAAACACGTCCTCTCGCGCATGCCGGTCGAGTCGGGCGACGCCGTCTTCGACCTCGGTTCCGGAAGCGGGTACGCCGCCCGCGCCCTCTGCGAGGCCGCCGATGCGGGGCGTGCAGTCGGCCTCGACGGCGCACCCGGGATGGTCGAGAACGCCCGAGCGTACACCGACGACGAAGGGGTCGAGTTCCTCGTCGGCGACTTCGACGCCCTTCCGTTCGTCGACGACAGCTTCGACCACTGCTTCTCGATGGAGGCGTTCTACTACGCGCCCGACCCGCTCCACACGCTGGAGGAGGTCGCTCGCGTCCTCCGCCCCGGTGGGACGTTCTACTGCGCCGTCAACTACTACGAGGAGAACGTCCACTCACACGAGTGGCAGGACAACATCTCCATCCCGATGACGCGCTGGTCCGGTCCGGAGTACCGCGAACAGTTCCGGGAGGCCGGCCTCTACGTCGCCGGACAGGACAACGTCCCCGACCGGGAGACGGAGATCCCTCCGGCCAGCGAGTTCCCGACCGAGGGGTTCGAGACGCGTGAGGCGATGGTCGAACGCTACCGGGACCTCGGGACGCTGCTCACCGTGGGCGTCGCCCCCTGA
- a CDS encoding ABC transporter ATP-binding protein, protein MTTLDLSGVTKRYGDATALNDVSLTIDDGEFFTLVGPSGCGKTTTLRLVAGFESPTAGRITFDGRDVRGVPPEARGIGVVFQNYALFPHMSVAENVSYGLRFSDPPGGVSTGERVSELLSLVDLAGFEDREPTELSGGQQQRVALARALAPGPRVLLLDEPMSALDAGLRERLRGQVKEIQRELGVTTLYVTHDQEEALAVSDRVAVMHDGRVEQVGTPRDIYDWPETSFVASFVGDNNLLEGQVVGRDDGVLDVAVDEAVFSVTARASGREPNVGADVTFGVRPERLQVVDEGAGSNGNRVRARVTRSEFLGETTRVWLDWNGRELTARTTDALAGAVTLAFEAEDAHLVSVDRG, encoded by the coding sequence ATGACCACGCTCGACCTCTCAGGCGTCACCAAGCGGTACGGCGACGCGACGGCGTTGAACGACGTCTCACTCACCATCGACGACGGCGAGTTCTTCACGCTCGTCGGCCCCTCTGGGTGTGGGAAGACCACGACGCTCCGCCTCGTCGCGGGGTTCGAGTCACCCACCGCGGGACGAATCACCTTCGACGGCCGCGACGTGAGGGGAGTTCCACCCGAAGCGCGGGGTATCGGCGTCGTCTTCCAGAACTACGCGCTCTTCCCCCACATGAGCGTCGCCGAGAACGTCTCGTACGGGCTCAGGTTCTCCGACCCGCCGGGCGGTGTTTCGACCGGGGAGCGCGTCAGCGAGTTGCTCTCACTCGTCGACCTCGCGGGCTTCGAGGACCGAGAGCCGACGGAGCTCTCGGGCGGCCAACAGCAGCGCGTCGCCCTCGCCCGAGCGCTCGCCCCCGGGCCGCGGGTGTTACTCCTCGACGAACCGATGAGTGCACTCGACGCGGGGCTTCGCGAGCGCCTCCGCGGACAGGTGAAGGAGATCCAGCGCGAACTTGGCGTGACGACTCTGTACGTCACCCACGACCAGGAGGAGGCGCTCGCCGTCTCCGACCGCGTGGCCGTGATGCACGACGGGAGGGTCGAACAGGTCGGAACACCCCGCGACATCTACGACTGGCCGGAGACGTCGTTCGTCGCGTCGTTCGTCGGGGACAACAACCTCCTCGAGGGGCAGGTCGTCGGTCGTGACGACGGGGTGCTCGACGTCGCGGTCGACGAGGCGGTGTTCAGCGTGACGGCCCGGGCGTCCGGACGGGAGCCGAACGTCGGGGCGGACGTCACGTTCGGCGTGCGGCCGGAGCGACTCCAAGTCGTCGACGAGGGGGCAGGTTCGAACGGAAACCGCGTACGAGCGCGGGTCACCCGGTCGGAGTTCCTCGGCGAGACGACGCGGGTGTGGCTCGATTGGAACGGGAGGGAACTGACGGCGCGGACGACGGACGCGCTGGCGGGCGCGGTGACGCTGGCGTTCGAGGCGGAGGACGCCCACCTCGTGAGCGTCGACCGCGGGTAG
- a CDS encoding ABC transporter permease: MARRLDIGRLVLPAAAVVTGVVLLVVFYYPVATVFVESVVVDGRLTVGPVSEILTSDFYLVDIIGFTAYQAFLSTVASVALGLPGAWVLARFEFPGRRTLRSVTILPFVLPSIMVAIGFVAMFGRRGTLNGVLGAVGLGPVELLFTLEAVVVAHAFYNAPLVTRVVTAAWESVDARTVETARSLGASPTRAFRDVVVPQLLPAVAVGATLTFVFTFASFPIVLALGGFQLATVEVWIFKLVSDLEYAEAAALATVETGISLGLTYAYLRYESQTSGQGEGANPLARQSLVPETASVKTLASRLSVLVYGLVVVVVFVGPIASMLLASVSNAEGFTLTHYRFLLERQATGAAFQVKPLPAIRNSLLFGVATVAVALPMGVVVSVLSARAGWKGRLVDTLAMGPLAVSGIVVGLGLLRGLVFGVDVFGREVVVTGTVAIVAAHAVAAYPFVTRNVSPLLARLNPRLVESARSLGASRARALWDVELPLVWAGVVAGAAFAFAISVGEFDSTVILASGSGSYTMPVAVERYLGRRLGPATAMGSILLVVTAASFVVIDRFGGRWEL, encoded by the coding sequence GTGGCCCGTCGACTCGACATAGGGCGGCTCGTCCTCCCCGCGGCAGCGGTCGTGACGGGCGTCGTCCTGCTCGTCGTCTTCTACTACCCCGTCGCGACGGTGTTCGTCGAGAGCGTCGTCGTCGACGGAAGGCTCACGGTCGGCCCCGTGAGCGAGATTCTGACGTCCGACTTCTACCTCGTGGACATCATCGGCTTCACGGCCTACCAGGCGTTCCTCTCGACCGTCGCCAGCGTCGCCCTCGGGCTTCCCGGCGCGTGGGTTCTCGCTCGGTTCGAGTTCCCCGGACGCCGGACGCTCCGCTCGGTGACCATCCTGCCGTTCGTGCTCCCCTCCATCATGGTCGCGATCGGCTTCGTCGCGATGTTCGGACGGCGGGGGACGCTCAACGGCGTGCTCGGTGCGGTGGGGCTCGGCCCGGTCGAACTGCTGTTCACGCTCGAGGCAGTCGTCGTCGCCCACGCGTTCTACAACGCGCCGCTCGTGACGCGCGTGGTGACCGCTGCGTGGGAGAGCGTCGACGCCCGCACCGTCGAGACGGCACGAAGCCTCGGCGCGTCGCCTACGCGGGCGTTCCGTGACGTCGTCGTCCCGCAGTTGCTTCCGGCGGTAGCCGTCGGCGCGACGCTGACGTTCGTCTTCACCTTCGCCTCGTTCCCCATCGTCCTCGCGCTCGGCGGCTTCCAGCTGGCGACCGTCGAGGTGTGGATATTCAAGCTGGTCTCCGACCTCGAGTACGCGGAGGCGGCGGCGCTGGCGACGGTCGAGACGGGCATCTCGCTGGGTCTGACGTACGCGTACCTCAGATACGAGAGCCAGACCTCGGGTCAGGGCGAGGGGGCCAACCCCCTTGCTCGGCAGTCGCTCGTCCCGGAGACGGCGAGCGTGAAGACGCTCGCGAGTCGGCTCTCAGTCCTCGTGTACGGCCTCGTCGTCGTGGTGGTGTTCGTCGGCCCCATCGCGAGCATGCTCCTCGCGAGCGTGTCGAACGCGGAGGGGTTCACCCTCACACACTACCGGTTCCTCCTCGAACGGCAGGCCACCGGTGCGGCGTTCCAGGTGAAGCCGTTACCGGCCATCCGCAACTCGCTCCTCTTCGGCGTCGCCACGGTCGCTGTGGCGCTCCCGATGGGCGTCGTCGTGAGCGTGCTCTCCGCCCGTGCGGGCTGGAAGGGGCGACTCGTCGACACGCTGGCGATGGGGCCGCTCGCCGTGTCGGGCATCGTCGTCGGACTGGGGCTGCTCAGAGGGTTGGTGTTCGGCGTCGACGTGTTCGGGCGGGAAGTCGTCGTCACGGGGACCGTCGCCATCGTCGCGGCACACGCCGTCGCCGCCTACCCGTTCGTCACTCGGAACGTCTCGCCGCTTCTCGCTCGGCTCAACCCGCGGCTCGTCGAGTCGGCGCGGAGTCTCGGTGCGTCCCGCGCGCGAGCGCTCTGGGACGTCGAACTGCCGCTCGTGTGGGCCGGTGTCGTCGCCGGCGCGGCGTTCGCGTTCGCCATCAGCGTCGGCGAGTTCGACTCGACGGTCATCCTCGCGTCGGGGTCGGGCAGCTACACGATGCCCGTCGCCGTCGAGCGCTACCTGGGGCGACGACTGGGACCGGCGACGGCGATGGGGTCGATACTCCTCGTCGTCACCGCGGCGAGTTTCGTGGTCATCGACAGGTTTGGAGGGCGATGGGAGTTGTGA
- a CDS encoding thiamine ABC transporter substrate-binding protein encodes MRRREFIRTAGAGGAAALVAGCLGGGTDASGGSTAESTGTAADGTTTGTAVGSTIPSELVVATYSAFVDAPSSSPGPWLKEQYESEFDATLTWETPENELNYFIERQLGGAGIDADVYVGLDTNMLIRIDERLSEPLFAPVADGALSRRDDVKSSLEFDPQGRAVPYDTGYISLVWNENETTAPETFDGLLEPEHAGELLVQNPTSSATGKAFLLHTIAAKGEDGYLDYWQRLRENDVRVLGSWEDSYNAYSNGEAPMVVSYSTDQVFANQSGEPMSEHQIRFLNDQGYANPEGMARFAASEKEGLVDEFMDFVLTPEVQAEIAVRNVQFPATTTAELPEEFAQYAHEPPEAVTFTYDELKGSLSEWTDAWARAFASK; translated from the coding sequence ATGAGACGACGTGAGTTCATACGAACCGCAGGGGCCGGCGGGGCGGCGGCGCTCGTCGCTGGCTGTCTCGGCGGTGGGACCGACGCGAGCGGCGGGTCGACCGCGGAGTCGACGGGCACGGCGGCGGACGGAACCACGACGGGAACCGCAGTCGGGTCGACGATCCCGTCGGAGTTGGTCGTCGCGACGTACAGCGCGTTCGTCGACGCGCCGAGTTCCTCGCCCGGACCGTGGCTGAAAGAGCAGTACGAGTCGGAGTTCGACGCCACGCTCACGTGGGAGACGCCCGAGAACGAGCTGAACTACTTCATCGAACGCCAACTCGGCGGCGCGGGTATCGACGCCGACGTCTACGTCGGACTCGACACGAACATGCTCATCCGCATCGACGAACGGCTCTCCGAGCCGCTCTTCGCGCCCGTCGCGGACGGGGCGCTGTCGCGTCGGGACGACGTGAAGTCGTCGCTGGAGTTCGACCCCCAGGGGCGAGCCGTCCCGTACGACACGGGCTACATCAGCCTCGTGTGGAACGAGAACGAGACGACCGCGCCGGAGACGTTCGACGGCCTCCTCGAGCCAGAGCACGCGGGAGAGCTCCTCGTCCAGAACCCCACGTCGAGCGCGACGGGCAAGGCGTTCCTGTTACACACTATCGCGGCGAAGGGCGAAGACGGCTACCTCGACTACTGGCAGCGACTCCGCGAGAACGACGTGCGCGTCCTGGGTAGCTGGGAGGACTCGTACAACGCGTACTCGAACGGGGAAGCGCCGATGGTGGTGTCGTACTCGACGGACCAGGTGTTCGCCAACCAGTCCGGGGAGCCGATGTCCGAACACCAGATCCGGTTCCTGAACGACCAGGGCTACGCGAACCCCGAGGGCATGGCCCGCTTCGCCGCGAGCGAGAAGGAGGGGCTGGTCGACGAGTTCATGGACTTCGTGCTCACGCCCGAGGTCCAGGCCGAAATCGCGGTGCGGAACGTCCAGTTCCCGGCGACGACGACGGCGGAGCTGCCGGAGGAGTTCGCACAGTACGCCCACGAGCCACCCGAGGCCGTCACCTTCACGTACGACGAACTGAAGGGTTCGCTCAGTGAGTGGACCGACGCGTGGGCCCGGGCGTTCGCCAGCAAGTGA
- a CDS encoding AI-2E family transporter — protein MALSRRYVLGGLLVLLTVVAAALLSDVIGTVFFAVTIAYLLVPLREELVDRGFDDRVATVVVTFAALVGVVAVVAPLVFLTASRLTETLALLSTLPSTYEVEFLGQAFTIQVADLRASMVAVVRNVGRQLLVSLPVLLVKFTLFVFLVYSLLQQSESLAQSLLAVVPPNYRRVAKALNRRARNTLFGIYVLQAATALGTFFIAIPVFFFLGYDSVLTLSTVAAILQFIPIVGPSVLLLVVAVFHVAAGQLTAAVLVLAVGGFFIAWLPDILIRPRLSQRAANLSGGVYFIGFVGGLLSMGAIGIIAGPLVVALVVEAASILSEELNDIPVDEA, from the coding sequence GTGGCCCTTTCACGACGGTACGTGCTCGGCGGCCTCCTCGTCCTGTTGACGGTCGTCGCCGCCGCGCTCCTCTCGGACGTCATCGGGACGGTGTTCTTCGCCGTCACCATCGCCTACCTGCTGGTCCCGCTGCGTGAGGAACTGGTCGACCGCGGGTTCGACGACCGCGTGGCGACCGTCGTGGTCACCTTCGCCGCGCTCGTCGGCGTGGTCGCCGTCGTCGCGCCGCTCGTCTTTCTCACCGCGAGCCGCCTCACCGAGACGCTCGCGCTGCTGTCGACGCTCCCTTCGACGTACGAGGTCGAGTTCCTCGGGCAGGCGTTCACCATCCAGGTCGCCGACCTCCGCGCGTCGATGGTCGCGGTCGTCCGCAACGTCGGCCGTCAACTCCTCGTCTCGCTCCCCGTGCTCCTCGTGAAGTTCACGCTGTTCGTCTTCCTCGTCTACTCGCTCCTCCAGCAGAGCGAATCGCTCGCCCAGTCGCTTCTGGCCGTCGTCCCGCCGAACTACCGGCGGGTCGCGAAGGCGCTCAACCGTCGCGCGCGCAACACCCTGTTCGGCATCTACGTCCTCCAGGCCGCGACGGCGCTCGGGACGTTCTTCATCGCGATTCCGGTGTTCTTCTTCCTGGGCTACGACTCGGTCCTCACGCTCTCGACCGTCGCGGCCATCCTCCAGTTCATCCCCATCGTCGGGCCGAGCGTCCTCCTCTTGGTCGTGGCGGTCTTCCACGTCGCGGCCGGACAGCTCACGGCGGCGGTCCTCGTCCTCGCCGTCGGCGGGTTCTTCATCGCCTGGCTCCCCGACATCCTCATCCGCCCCCGTCTGTCGCAACGCGCGGCGAACCTCTCGGGTGGCGTCTACTTCATCGGGTTCGTCGGCGGTCTCCTCTCGATGGGCGCGATCGGTATCATCGCTGGCCCGCTCGTCGTCGCGCTCGTCGTCGAGGCAGCGAGCATCCTCTCGGAGGAACTCAACGACATCCCTGTCGACGAGGCGTAA
- a CDS encoding sulfurtransferase has protein sequence MTDIVVSTDWLADHLDEVRVVDVRDGWEFDGIGHIPGAVNVPFDTIRAAEHAVERGADPAEGMLPGVETWEEVLGGAGIEPDDTLVAYDDTHGVFAARFLVTALAYGHADVHLLNGDFSAWSRDHEVERGTPEVEPTEYVARESETSPFVDFETVEAALTADDVAVIDTREPDEWAAGHLPGAIQLDWRELVDDDSRGLKPDAELESILADHGVTPGARVLLYCNTARRISHTYVALRHLGYEDLMFYEGSLAEWEARGAPLESA, from the coding sequence ATGACTGATATCGTGGTCTCCACCGACTGGCTGGCGGACCATCTCGACGAGGTGCGGGTCGTAGACGTCCGCGACGGCTGGGAGTTCGACGGCATCGGACACATCCCCGGAGCAGTGAACGTCCCGTTCGACACGATTCGGGCCGCAGAACACGCCGTCGAGCGCGGTGCCGACCCCGCGGAGGGGATGCTCCCCGGCGTCGAGACGTGGGAGGAGGTCCTGGGAGGCGCGGGAATCGAGCCGGACGACACCCTCGTCGCCTACGACGACACCCACGGCGTCTTCGCGGCGCGGTTTCTCGTCACCGCGCTCGCGTACGGCCACGCCGACGTCCACCTCCTGAACGGGGACTTCAGCGCCTGGAGCCGCGACCACGAGGTCGAACGCGGCACACCCGAAGTCGAGCCGACCGAGTATGTCGCGCGGGAGTCGGAGACGTCGCCGTTCGTCGACTTCGAGACCGTCGAGGCGGCGCTCACAGCGGACGACGTCGCCGTCATCGACACCCGCGAACCCGACGAGTGGGCGGCGGGTCACCTCCCCGGAGCGATCCAACTCGACTGGCGCGAACTCGTCGACGACGACTCGCGCGGACTGAAGCCCGACGCGGAGCTGGAGTCGATTCTCGCCGACCACGGCGTGACGCCCGGCGCCCGCGTCCTCCTGTACTGCAACACCGCCCGACGCATCAGCCACACCTACGTCGCGCTCCGACACCTCGGCTACGAGGACCTCATGTTCTACGAGGGGTCGCTGGCGGAGTGGGAGGCGCGCGGAGCGCCGCTCGAGTCGGCCTGA
- a CDS encoding sulfurtransferase, translated as MSDTEYANDVLVSADWVENHLEDFQSDDPAYRLVEVDVDTEAYDEAHAPGAIGFNWETQLQDQTTRDILSKEDFADLLGSHGISDESTVVLYGDNSNWFAAYTYWQFKYYGHDDVRLLDGGRDYWLDNDYPTTDESPEFPAVEYTARGPFEDIRAYRDDVETAIDRGIPLVDVRSPEEFSGEILAPPGLQETAQRGGHIPGAQNISWAAVTNDDGTFKSYDELQELYAEKGITGDNSVVAYCRIGERSSVAWFALHELLGYDSAVNYDGSWTEWGNLVGAPIEKGD; from the coding sequence ATGTCCGACACCGAATACGCGAACGACGTCCTCGTCTCCGCCGACTGGGTGGAGAACCACCTCGAGGACTTCCAGAGCGACGACCCCGCGTACCGACTCGTCGAAGTCGACGTCGACACCGAGGCGTACGACGAGGCGCACGCACCCGGCGCCATCGGCTTCAACTGGGAGACACAGTTGCAGGACCAGACGACCCGTGACATCCTCTCGAAGGAGGACTTCGCGGACCTCCTCGGCAGCCACGGCATCTCCGACGAGTCGACTGTCGTCCTCTACGGCGACAACTCCAACTGGTTCGCCGCCTACACCTACTGGCAGTTCAAGTACTACGGCCACGACGACGTCCGCCTCCTCGACGGCGGCCGCGACTACTGGCTCGACAACGACTATCCGACGACGGACGAATCCCCCGAGTTCCCGGCGGTCGAGTACACCGCACGCGGCCCGTTCGAGGACATCCGCGCCTACCGCGACGACGTCGAGACGGCCATCGACCGCGGCATCCCGCTGGTCGACGTCCGCTCGCCCGAGGAGTTCTCCGGCGAGATTCTCGCGCCCCCGGGACTGCAGGAGACGGCCCAGCGCGGCGGCCACATCCCCGGCGCGCAGAACATCTCGTGGGCCGCCGTCACGAACGACGACGGGACGTTCAAGTCCTACGACGAACTCCAGGAACTCTACGCCGAGAAGGGAATTACGGGTGACAACTCCGTCGTCGCCTACTGCCGTATCGGCGAGCGCTCCTCCGTCGCGTGGTTCGCGCTCCACGAACTGCTCGGCTACGACTCGGCCGTCAACTACGACGGCTCGTGGACCGAGTGGGGCAACCTCGTCGGCGCGCCCATCGAGAAGGGCGACTGA